Proteins co-encoded in one Syngnathoides biaculeatus isolate LvHL_M chromosome 22, ASM1980259v1, whole genome shotgun sequence genomic window:
- the LOC133495637 gene encoding uncharacterized protein DDB_G0290685-like: MEVQGDGQHNGPIRRRFRRRLGRGVPNVGALRVNVCVSNQEITISFQVVPPPPGDGDNENNPNDANTEESEDIDHNPSSEDSDGNIENNDRDANIEDSVENSEDIDHNASSEDNDANIENNHSDGNIDDDDDYNEGNNDNNDDAIPNIDDNDPNNSDASIEQIDSDASVEHNDSDASIEHNDSDASIEHNDSDASIEHNDSEASVGNDNNDSNVEDNNIDANIENDNDPNNEDSGASTEDSGSDASSLQSEHQTGENPEFNISMGIMPFPHGNIAQNIFVEFHGTNTDGFVSDIEDSESSLE, translated from the exons atgGAAGTACAAGGGGACGGACAACACAATGGTCCAATTC GCCGCCGTTTCCGACGAAGATTAGGACGAGGAGTACCTAACGTGGGAGCGCTCAGAGTCAACGTTTGTGTCTCCAACCAGGAGATCACGATTTCCTTTCAAGtggtgccgccgccgcccgggGATGGTGACAATGAAAACAATCCCAATGATGCCAATACTGAAGAGAGTGAAGACATTGACCATAATCCAAGTAGCGAAGACAGCGATGGAAATATCGAAAACAATGACAGGGATGCCAATATTGAAGACAGCGTTGAGAATAGTGAAGACATTGACCATAATGCTAGTAGTGAAGACAATGATGCCAATATTGAAAACAATCACAGTGATGGCAATattgatgatgacgacgactaTAATGAAGGCAACAATGACAATAATGACGACGCCATTCCAAATATTGACGACAACGATCCTAATAATAGTGATGCCAGTATAGAACAGATTGACAGTGATGCCAGTGTTGAACACAACGACAGTGATGCCAGTATTGAACACAACGACAGTGATGCCAGTATTGAACACAACGACAGTGATGCCAGTATTGAACACAATGACAGTGAAGCCAGTGTTggaaatgacaacaatgacagTAATGTTGAAGACAATAACATTGATGCAAATATTGAAAACGACAACGATCCCAACAACGAAGACAGTGGTGCATCAACTGAAGATAGCGGCAGCGATGCAAGTAGTCTCCAAAGTGAACACCAAACCGGCGAAAATCCAGAATTCAACATTTCAATGGGCATCATGCCATTTCCACACGGCAATATCGCACAGAACATTTTCGTCGAATTCCATGGAACAAATACAGACGGCTTTGTAAGTGACATTGAAGACAGCGAAAGTTCCTTGGAATGA
- the vstm4b gene encoding V-set and transmembrane domain-containing protein 4, with product MVSSLVLALLVQALFGDLCSTINVTITPSPFTVVQEGQNVTLSCVVSQRRRNSAMPVVKWTFLPAGLELPDDELLIARVNMKKARFYGNYTKSFSWPKMKLTVVKQGKIFDLLILNVSEGDRGLYICRVQEFKKQQDRWKASSNSTATTELRVHVFPATEAKDSLWSLFEDVHLCAVLICSVGLLSMCMFTLAVISQCIQRKQRLKDNYHLVKSSRNSSGETVTSVVSVSPALPKKERRYRKKKSRDCRDEIPPEIPAKVPIGDRARKPKLLKPQSRKVVLPKIVEENLTYAELDLVKPIPEGKASRNGTVYAQILFGEQQL from the exons ATGGTCTCCTCTCTGGTTTTGGCTCTCCTGGTTCAAGCGTTGTTTGGAG ATTTGTGTTCTACCATCAACGTCACCATCACTCCTTCCCCATTCACGGTGGTCCAGGAGGGCCAAAACGTCACACTCTCGTGCGTGGTGTCCCAGCGGCGAAGGAATTCCGCGATGCCCGTCGTGAAATGGACCTTCCTGCCGGCGGGCTTGGAGCTGCCAGATGACGAACTCCTCATTGCTCGGGTCAACATGAAAAAGGCCCGCTTCTATGGAAACTACACCAAGAGTTTCTCGTGGCCCAAGATGAAGCTGACGGTGGTGAAGCAGGGCAAGATCTTTGACTTGTTGATCTTGAATGTGTCCGAGGGGGACCGAGGTCTATACATATGTCGGGTTCAGGAGTTCAAAAAGCAACAAGATCGCTGGAAGGCCTCATCCAATTCCACGGCCACAACCGAACTCCGAG TACATGTGTTTCCGGCCACCGAGGCCAAAGACAGCCTGTGGAGCTTGTTTGAAG ATGTTCACCTTTGTGCAGTGTTAATTTGCTCCGTGGGCCTGCTGTCCATGTGCATGTTCACGTTGGCAGTAATCTCCCAGTGCATACAGAGGAAGCAGCGGCTAAAAG ATAATTACCACTTGGTCAAAAGCTCTCGAAATAG CTCAGGAGAAACGGTCACCAGTGTGGTCAGCGTGTCTCCTGCATTGCCAAAGAAGGAGAGGCGATACAGGAAGAAAAAGAGCAGAGATTGCAGAGATGAAATACCACCAGAGATACCAGCAAAAG TTCCTATTGGAGACAGAGCAAGAAAACCCAAACTTTTAAAACCACAATCAAGGAAAGTAGTTCTG CCTAAGATAGTGGAGGAAAATCTGACCTACGCAGAGTTGGATCTGGTCAAGCCAATTCCAGAAGGGAAAGCCTCACGGAATGGCACAGTGTACGCACAGATactttttggggaacaacagcTATAG